The Physeter macrocephalus isolate SW-GA unplaced genomic scaffold, ASM283717v5 random_1227, whole genome shotgun sequence genome contains a region encoding:
- the LOC102993955 gene encoding WD repeat-containing protein 86, protein MGGGGSALRVCADHRGGINWLSLSPDGQRLLTGSEDGTARLWSTADGQCCALLQGHESYVTFCQLEDEAAFTCSADCTIRKWDVLTGQCLQVFRGHTSIVNRILVANNQLFSSSYDRTARAWSVDKGQVAREFRGHRNCVLTLAYSAPQDLPGAPCAEEAVARGLLVTGSTDGTAKVWQVASGCCHQTLRGHTGAVLCLVLATPGHTAFTGSTDATVRAWDILSGQQLRVFQEHQGSVICLEVRPAWLPGRPLAPPLSCRPTQCISQLRLWNKVPLTGQLKRQRLIGSQFWRPEVRGQGVSRVGFL, encoded by the exons ATGGGGGGCGGAGGGTCTGCCCTGAGGGTCTGCGCGGACCACCGCGGGGGCATCAACTGGCTCAGCCTGAGCCCCGACGGGCAGCGCCTGCTGACGGGCAGCGAGGACGGCACGGCCCGACTCTGGAGCACCGCGGACGGACAGTGCTGCGCCCTCCTGCAAG GGCACGAAAGCTACGTGACCTTCTGCCAGCTGGAGGACGAAGCCGCCTTCACGTGCAGTGCTGACTGCACCATCAGGAAGTGGGACGTGCTGACCGGGCAGTGTCTGCAGGTGTTCCGGGGACACACGTCCATTGTGAACAG GATCCTGGTCGCCAACAACCAGCTCTTCAGCAGCTCCTACGACCGGACAGCTCGAGCCTGGAGCGTGGACAAGGGGCAGGTGGCCCGGGAGTTCCGGGGCCACCGCAACTGTGTGCTGACTCTAGCCTACTCTGCCCCCCAGGACCTCCCTGGGGCTCCGTGCGCGGAGGAGGCCGTGGCCAGGGGGCTCCTGGTGACGGGCAGCACGGATGGCACGGCCAAGGTCTGGCAGGTGGCCAGCGGCTGCTGCCACCAGACACTGCGGGGCCACACAGGTGCCGTGCTCTGCCTGGTACTGGCCACGCCTGGCCACACGGCCTTCACTGGCAGCACGGATGCCACCGTCCGAGCCTGGGACATCCTGAGTGGGCAGCAGCTGCGTGTGTTCCAGGAGCACCAAGGCTCCGTCATCTGTCTGGAGGTGAGGCCGGCCTGGCTGCCAGGGAGGCCCCTGGCTCCTCCTCTGAGCTGCCGCCCCACCCAGTGTATCAGTCAGCTCAGGCTGTGGAACAAAGTACCActgactgggcagcttaaacgaCAGAGATTGATTggatcacagttctggaggccggaagtccgaggtcaaggtgtcagcagggttggtttcctctga